The DNA window CTGTGTTAGTATATAAACTTGAACAACAAGAGTCGTACAAAAGAGAACAAGAGAAAACTGAATAACAAGAGTTAAGATTACAGTGGCTTATATTAAAGATTTAAAGGGTGCTACAACCATTAAAACACATACATGTATGTATAAACCAACCGATGAGGCAGTGACATGtttcaaacttaaaatttattacaacAAAGGAGAGATGGCGCATTTACGGTGTATTAATGTTAACAGGTGATGAAGAGACTCCATCTGCCAACTGCTGGACTTACCCTGCAGAGAAAAAAACCAACAGAATGAAGCAAAATCCACCCAGTATATGTTCTTTAGTCATCCTTCTTTTGATCTTACATACTCTGATATGGAGAACTTCACTTAAAACCTTCAAGCCCGAGAAAATAAAAGGTACAGTCTTCAATATTAACAACAAACAGCGTGTGTTTTGTTACTCATCATTTTCACTCTTCCCCGTGAGCCATATACTCACTCAAGAAGGTATCATTCCAGATCATCAGCCGGTTTTGGCCGCATACCTTGcccttctttttcttgcttacAGAGTCAATTTGAATCCTTGTGACAGGAAGTCATCCCTGTAAAGAATATATGTAAGCATAAAAATATAACAGAAAGAAAGGTGAGCCTGGCGGGAGGCAGTGAAAAATAAGATCGTCCCACTGGTTCAGCTGGAAATTAATTATAGACTAAATTCAGGGTAGTTCTTTGAAGATGTAGACGTCATATAGTATTCAGAACATCCGATATTTAACAATATGGACATTTGAGGTTTATagcttattttttaaaatcaccaattcaaaCTTGAAAAGCTAGTTTCGTTAACTATGCAATTATCATTGGATCTAACTAGAAATCTAGAATCATAGTCCATGTTTGTCTTGGCATTGAAAAAGTAGCCCAGTTAATGAATTGAAGCATGCAAACCAAGTCTCAATTCATTTCAAATATGCTCAATAAAATTGAGCCGAGCTATGTCCCAACTCCCAAAGCCCAAACAGGATTTTAGCCTCAACTTGTGCTAGTAAGGTAATATAGTTTGTGTTGAAAGTAATGAGCTAATGATACATCCTCTAAGCCATACTAACCCAAACTCCTAAATATCATCCTAATGGAACTTAACAAAAGAAAGTATTGAATGAAAGAGTAAAAACATTTAATTTAATACATAGTAAATGTAAAAAGCATTCAAAACTTTCGATATCTAGTAATTAGGCAGATGTGTTAGGAGGGTTTTATCATTCTTCTTGATTCTAAGTGACTAAACTATGGTTTGCACACTATTATCTCATTATATGAAtactaatattatatgttgACTAAACGGGAGTTGGACTCTCAAGTCAAGTCACAAGAAGACAGGGTCAAACAGTACAGCTAATACCCTGAAGGAGGCGCAAAtaaactttttatctttttcttttcattttctttcctttcaaaggaaataagaaaatagagagacAATTTCAAAACTCAAAACTGCCATAGTAAGTACCTTCTCCGCCTGCCCTTGTCGTCTCCATGTTTCTGCTTAGCGCCGCCATCACTTTTAATTAGTAAAGTTGGTGGGACAAGGGTTCCCACATAAACGGTCGCTTCAATCAAATGGGGCATTCCCGGTATTTTAGCTTCACTAACCACCTTGTCTTTGAGGCTATACCAGCATAGCTTCTTGTGGTCGTGTTCCATCAGAACCCTGTCACCATCACCCGAGTAAGCCAATGGCTTCACAGATTTCAACGATCTCAAGTTATGATGCTCCGTCAAGCTGAACAGTTTGCACCAAGAATCCACCGATCCATACTCCTCCATTACCCAGACATCAATCCTCGTACTCCCACGATGTTCCACCATGCAGAGGCACCCTCCCAAGAGCGACACATCCATCTCGAAGTTCCCATTAACATTTCCAGTTTCCGGCAGCGGAACTTCACTGAAACTCTCCAATCTCAGATCGAAGGCGACAATCAAATCGGGCTGATCCGGTTCGAGTTTCCTAGTCACGACCCAGTGCAACGCGCCACCGACGAAAACCCCCATCGTACGCGCGCAGCAGAGGCCATAGGGCATGTTTGGGAGGCTCTTCCAGGAATCGACTCTCAAGCTGTAAAGCTTCACGTGAGAATAGAAAGTGCGACTGTGCAGGTCAACGAAATACGAAATCCTCACCAATTTGTAATCTTCGCTGAAGGAATCGTAGCCGAATCCGTAGACGCGCGCTGCAAAGAGCGTGGTGTCACGCTCTCGTCGTTCCGCGGGAAGGTAAGGGAGGAGGCGATGCTTCCTAATGTTAGGGTTCCAGAGAGCGATGTCTTCGGCGACGTTGCAGAGGCATAGGAGGCCGTTGCAGGAACCGAGGACCTTGATGCTGTTGCTGTAGCACATGAGCGGGTGGTTGAGCTCGATTGCCCTGTCTAGGGTTCCGAGATTGACCTGGTAGAGTTCGGAGTCACGGCGGAGAACTAGAGTGGAGTGGGAGTGGGAGCTGAGGGAGGTGCGAAGGTGGAGGAGGATGAAGTGAGTGCTGTCGATGAGGGAGCGCCATGACTTGCACGTGCATCGGAAGCGGATTAGGGAGTGTACCGGTAACCGGGAGAGTATGTCGGTGATGACCTCCGGCGGAAGAAGATCCGCCATGACTGGGTTGGATTGGCGATGGtgaatgaagaagatgaagaacggTGGTTCTCTGCATCTAGTGATGCTCCTGTTTCTTCCAGAAGATTCTCATAATCTCGAATTGGTTTGTGTTTGTAACTTTGTGGGTGCGCTAGGGTTTCTCCCTTACTCTGTTGAATTTCGGGTGGCGGAGAAAAAAAACTCAACCTACGCACCTAACGccacttttatttaattatctatCTATCGTTTTTGTCCTTTTTCCCTTgcaaaattatgagtaaaatgaaaaattaccAGCACCGTGTATTGCAAAGTTAGTGAAAGGAAataagggaaaaagaaaaagtaaggaCTCTCTGAGTCTCTTGACTTGAACAGGTGAATGTCCtcgattaatttatttatttcaggattggttagaatcAAGCAACAGATAAAACgaatataattaattcagtAATTGTATGTATGCTTACTTATCTTTATAGTTTTTTGATGATTGgctatataattttatttatttattcttttttttttcgtatttAAATTAAGTGAAATTTTTACCTTTTTAACTTTGATATTCTTTCACatcttatttcaaattatagTGGCCAATCGCTCTTCTAAAGTTTTAACCCAAGAATTCGATCCTGTTTAACGAAATACTAAAAAAGTTAAAACATGAGAAGAGGTTGATCTAAATCAACCAAGAGAATTCATGGATATTTTAGCGAATGAGAAGGAAAATTTTTGATTTCGTACAAGGATTCCTTCCTTCGATGAGTTAGATAAAGATGAGCCTGACTCTTAAGATTGTTGGTACAACAAAAAAGAACTCCTTCTAAAAAAGGACAAGCCGTTTGACCTGTGCCCAAGTATTCCTGTGTCCaaagaagaatttgaagaaTAGTGTAAACCATGGAATGCGATACTCATTGTGAAAGTACTAGGGAAGAGAGTAAACCTTGGTTTTATGGAGCAACGACTCAATAAGAACTAGGTCAAAAAATGTACGATAAATGTTATTGATATGGATCGTGACTATTTTTTTGTTCACTTTTCAAATGAGGAAGACTACTCACATGCCCTTTTTGGAGGACCGTAGATGATAGTAGGTCATTATCTGATAGTGCAATGTTGGAGACCATTCTTTTTATCCTCGAAAAATCAAGTTAAAAAGATTGCGGCTTGGATTCGCATACCAAATCTACCTATTGAGCTTTTATAACCAACGCtttttatagagagtaggctcTGCTATTGGCACTATGTTAAAGATTGACCGAGCTACTTTAATCCATTCTAGAGGAAGGTTTGCTAGAATTTGTGTTGAGATTGATCTCTCTAATTTCAGTTTTTGGTAGTACTCTCAACATTAAATATGAAGGATTGCACTTGATTTGTTTCTCTTGTGACAAATATGGTCATAGATTAGATCAATGTGCTGAAACTTCGATTAGTGAAAAAGTCCAACAAAAGACGAGCACCAACGGCGTGCAAGCAACCATGGAAGCTGACACAAGTCCGACTGAAAGTGAAGATCATGCCATTAATGAAAAAGATTCTAATTTCAATCCTATAAGGAAAGAAAATCAAGACCCACCAAATTTTGGTCCTTGGATGATGGTGAAGAgacaaatttgaaaaaaattaggttCGGAAAATAAGCGATCTCGTATTATGAAGGATAACCAATATAATATGGGAGgtgttaaaaataaagaaaatagttCAGGATTTGATATTTTAAGTGAGGAAGATAATGAGAATCAACATGATATCAATATGCATGAAGGTATTACGTCTAACATGCATGATGGGCCAAGAATGAATGTTTTTTCTCAATCTAACAAAGGATTCCAACAACCCattcaaattattaaaaaggttCCCAGACCTGATACTGATAAGAATGTCCAAGGTGAAGAAAAAATGATAGTAATAGAAATGGGCCTAGTCTAGTTATTAAAGCAAACAAGGCCAAAGCCAAACAGGTTGACCCAATGCCTCCCAAAAAGGATGCCATTATTACCTCGCTATAAGACACGTCTTTCTCAGTTGGGATTTTAGAAAAAGAGAGTACGGAGACGATTATGTTGGAGTACATGCGCAGGTTCCAGAAAGAAGAAGGGGAAGCCTTTGAAGCCTCCAAATCGGGCAAGCATATTCTCAACaaatttatgattaaaaaaacCTTTTTTCACTTACATCTCAAACCATCAATCCGAGGCGGTAGATATGGTAGTGGTTGATGATGCTTCAACTGTGGATATTCGCAAGAAAAATCACCTGATGTTACAATGAATGAGCAACCCGAAACTTATGTTGACGGTAAGAGAAAATCCTCTAGTTCTCACGGTGAAAATGGTGGTTAATGTCCAATTGTGATTTTGGTCTCTCTaattccttctctttctctgtTTTCATGAATCTTATTGCTTAGAATTGTTGCGGTGTTGCCGGTAAAATATTTCCTTCTTTCATTAGAGATATCAAACGAGAATTTGGGATTAGCTTTCTGATTCTCCTTAAAATCCATGTAAGAGGTGATTGTGGTTCCAAGATCAGAGACATGTTGAGCTTTGATAAATGCATTGTAGAAGAAGTCAGAGGTCATTTAGGGGGTATCTGATGCCTTTGAGACTCTAGCTTATGGCAAGTGGATATTCTTTAGACGAACCCTCAATTTATTCATATGAGAGTACAGGTTAGAACCTCTAATCCTTGACTTTTGATTGCGGTTTATGGGAGCTCCCGAAGGCTACTGCGCAAAAGTCTTTGGAGTAATTTGAGTTCTATAAGTTCCAACATAAATCTTCTTTAGTGCGTAATTGGGTACTTCAATGCTATTCTTCATAGTTTTGAAAGAAAGGGAGGGTCTAATTCACAAAACAATGGAGCTTGTGTTGAATTTCGGCTTGTGTGTCTGATTGCAGTTTGATTGATACGTGTTTCAAATGTTCGTAATATGAAGAGTTCAAGTGTTATTTTAAAGATATTAGTTTACATTTTTAGAAtgtcttaatttaatttgatatattttaattttgcttatttaattactagattGGGCCTTATGTTtatgggttttagggttttctttgttttaacctaataagaggttataaatacctcCTTAGTTATTGTAGTCGTAGTATAGAATGATTTACAGGTTTTGAAAAACCCTTTTTGGTTTCATGATAAAACCATTGAGTGGACAATTGAGGTTGATGAGTCCTTCTCTTATTGCATTAGGGAATTGGGTAGAAGGTTGAGAAGTCCCTTCAATTCAATTTCCAAACTATGGTGTTGATAAGTTAGGTTGAAGAGTCCCTTTCTTGTTGCGTTAAGAAATTGGGTATAAAGTAGAGTGATTCTCTTTGtactcaatttcaatctatcatttttatttctattcaatttcaatgtattttttttatttagtttgaatCCTTATcttcttgtttatctttttttttttattatttggtatcagagcttaggtattagattaattcttattaatcaatatttattcttcttttatcataaaaaaagagTTCAGTGTCTGTCGcatctttctttaaatttttgtgttcttgttttctgtttttgtttcattattgttgatatattgtttaaaaaaaacatatagggcaaaaaaaaagagaaaaaaatatacaagaaagaaaaaaaattatcttcttTGTAATTATTATCCTTttcatatactatttttttaccTACAAGATTTAAGGATGAATCTTTTTTGAAGAGGAGGAGAATGATACGTGCTTCAAATATTCGTGATATGAAGAGTTCAAGTGTTATTTAGAAGATATTAGTTTACATTTTTAGAAtatcttaatttaatttgatatattttgattttgtttatttaattactagattGGTACTTATGTTTATGGACTTtagtgttttctttgttttaatcaAATAAGAGGTTA is part of the Arachis duranensis cultivar V14167 chromosome 1, aradu.V14167.gnm2.J7QH, whole genome shotgun sequence genome and encodes:
- the LOC107466245 gene encoding F-box protein CPR1, whose protein sequence is MADLLPPEVITDILSRLPVHSLIRFRCTCKSWRSLIDSTHFILLHLRTSLSSHSHSTLVLRRDSELYQVNLGTLDRAIELNHPLMCYSNSIKVLGSCNGLLCLCNVAEDIALWNPNIRKHRLLPYLPAERRERDTTLFAARVYGFGYDSFSEDYKLVRISYFVDLHSRTFYSHVKLYSLRVDSWKSLPNMPYGLCCARTMGVFVGGALHWVVTRKLEPDQPDLIVAFDLRLESFSEVPLPETGNVNGNFEMDVSLLGGCLCMVEHRGSTRIDVWVMEEYGSVDSWCKLFSLTEHHNLRSLKSVKPLAYSGDGDRVLMEHDHKKLCWYSLKDKVVSEAKIPGMPHLIEATVYVGTLVPPTLLIKSDGGAKQKHGDDKGRRRRDDFLSQGFKLTL